A window of Campylobacter pinnipediorum subsp. pinnipediorum contains these coding sequences:
- a CDS encoding glutamine--tRNA ligase/YqeY domain fusion protein, with product MKKKTNFLQTIIKNDLQTKKYEKIITRFPPEPNGYPHIGHAKSICLNFGLAKEFNGLCNLRMDDTNPTTEDTDYVKALKDAVEWLGFEYNGEIRYTSDYFDELYEYAVKLIKMGKAYVDSISEEQMSEYRGTVTSAGKRSEFANRTVEENLDLFERMKNGEFKNGEHILRAKIDMSAKNMQLRDPLLYRIRHSHHFRTGDKWCIYPMYDFAHPLSDYIEGVTHSICTLEFENNRDIYNWLLDTLGLSPRPYQYEFARLNINYTMMSKRKLIELVRKGIVSGWDDPRMPTIAGYKRKGYTKESIINFCEQIGVAKANSTVDVNQLEFCIRDDLNTKAPRVMCVSEPLKVVIENYEGDEELEADYFPPDVGKSGSRKLVFSKEIYIQKDDFSENPPKGYYRLTPTQSVRLKHGYIISFKEAIKDQNGDIVELRVNYHKDSKSGSDTSGIKVKSAIQWLSAKTAKKAELRLYDRLFLNESPKDESDLNPNSLIVLKDALIEPAVLSEKISERFQFERLGYFYADPVDYTDENPVFNKIVGLKDSYTKSPQVVQQKQERSVKKEQIQGESKALSKEEQAIFERYTKELGLNDEVANILAKDKALSEFFEKSLLELNSPINLANIISSQVAKEIKNSGADELKFSPLQVASLIKMLDDELISSKIVKDVFEIMAKTGEEPQKIVEEKGLIQISDVNIIMPMIDEVLAKNSENLQKYKDGNTNLFGFFVGQVLKATGGKANPKVVNELVKERLG from the coding sequence ATGAAAAAAAAGACCAATTTTTTACAAACTATCATAAAAAATGACTTACAAACAAAAAAATATGAAAAAATAATAACAAGATTTCCACCAGAACCAAACGGCTATCCACACATAGGACACGCCAAATCTATATGTTTAAATTTCGGTCTTGCGAAGGAATTTAACGGACTTTGCAACCTGCGAATGGACGATACAAACCCAACCACAGAAGATACTGATTATGTAAAAGCCTTAAAAGATGCGGTTGAGTGGCTTGGCTTTGAGTATAATGGAGAGATTAGATATACATCTGATTATTTTGACGAGCTTTATGAATACGCCGTAAAGCTTATAAAAATGGGCAAGGCTTATGTAGACAGCATAAGTGAAGAGCAAATGAGCGAGTATCGTGGCACAGTAACAAGTGCTGGAAAAAGAAGTGAGTTTGCAAACCGCACAGTGGAAGAAAACTTAGATCTTTTTGAGCGAATGAAAAACGGTGAGTTTAAAAACGGCGAGCATATTTTAAGAGCAAAAATAGATATGAGTGCAAAAAATATGCAACTTCGCGACCCTTTGCTTTATAGGATTCGCCACTCTCATCATTTTAGAACAGGCGATAAATGGTGCATTTATCCTATGTATGATTTTGCTCATCCTTTGAGTGATTATATAGAAGGTGTTACACACTCTATTTGCACCCTTGAGTTTGAAAACAACCGAGATATTTACAACTGGCTACTTGACACACTAGGACTTAGCCCACGACCTTATCAGTATGAGTTTGCAAGGCTAAACATAAACTATACAATGATGAGTAAAAGAAAGCTTATAGAGCTTGTAAGAAAAGGTATAGTTAGTGGTTGGGACGACCCTAGAATGCCAACTATTGCTGGATATAAAAGAAAAGGCTATACAAAAGAATCTATTATAAACTTTTGCGAACAAATAGGCGTAGCCAAGGCAAACTCAACCGTAGATGTAAATCAACTTGAGTTTTGTATAAGAGATGATTTAAATACCAAAGCACCACGTGTTATGTGTGTTAGTGAGCCTTTAAAAGTGGTGATTGAAAACTACGAAGGAGATGAAGAACTTGAGGCGGATTATTTTCCACCTGATGTTGGTAAAAGCGGAAGCAGAAAGCTGGTATTTTCAAAAGAAATTTATATCCAAAAAGATGATTTTAGCGAAAATCCACCAAAGGGCTATTATAGGCTAACACCTACTCAAAGTGTGAGATTAAAACACGGCTATATCATAAGCTTTAAAGAGGCTATAAAAGATCAAAACGGCGATATAGTTGAGCTTAGAGTAAATTATCATAAAGATTCAAAAAGTGGCAGTGATACAAGCGGTATAAAAGTAAAAAGTGCTATACAGTGGCTAAGTGCAAAAACAGCCAAAAAAGCTGAGCTTAGGCTTTATGATAGATTGTTTTTAAACGAAAGTCCAAAAGATGAGAGTGACTTAAATCCAAACTCACTTATAGTGCTAAAAGATGCTTTGATAGAACCAGCTGTGCTTAGTGAAAAAATAAGCGAGAGATTTCAGTTTGAAAGACTTGGATATTTTTATGCTGACCCGGTTGATTATACAGATGAAAATCCTGTGTTTAACAAGATAGTAGGACTTAAAGACTCTTACACAAAAAGCCCACAAGTAGTGCAGCAAAAACAAGAAAGAAGTGTTAAAAAAGAGCAAATTCAAGGCGAAAGCAAGGCTTTAAGCAAGGAAGAACAAGCTATCTTTGAAAGATATACAAAAGAATTAGGCTTAAATGACGAAGTTGCAAATATCCTAGCAAAGGATAAGGCATTATCTGAGTTTTTTGAAAAATCGCTTTTAGAGTTAAACAGCCCTATAAATTTAGCAAATATCATAAGTTCACAAGTGGCAAAAGAGATAAAAAATAGCGGTGCAGATGAGCTTAAATTTAGCCCTTTGCAAGTTGCAAGTTTGATTAAAATGCTTGATGATGAGCTGATTTCCAGCAAGATAGTTAAAGATGTTTTTGAGATTATGGCTAAAACCGGCGAGGAGCCACAAAAGATAGTAGAAGAAAAAGGACTTATACAAATAAGCGATGTAAATATCATAATGCCTATGATTGATGAAGTTTTGGCTAAAAATAGCGAGAATTTACAAAAATACAAAGATGGTAATACAAATCTTTTTGGCTTTTTTGTAGGTCAAGTCCTAAAAGCAACTGGTGGTAAGGCAAATCCAAAAGTTGTAAATGAGCTTGTAAAAGAGAGATTGGGGTAA